The following nucleotide sequence is from Megalops cyprinoides isolate fMegCyp1 chromosome 6, fMegCyp1.pri, whole genome shotgun sequence.
cttttcttttttacttatCAATTTACTTCATAGATAGATCAGATAATggataattcattttttgttgtcaggAATGTAAGTTAACATGAATTTACAATGGTAATGATAAATAATCCCCTTTGCTCCCAGACACATAACATTCAATCCCTGTACAAGTTGCACAGTTTCTTTGCAGAAAATTTGTctgcagaaaaatacaaaaatttcattttcttaacagtgacagcaaacaaggaatacattaaaatatagtTCATATACAACTTTACAGCACAATGCCAAAGTGTCCCAGATCTGTGTAACTGTATTTGCTGTTCTGTAGAACATCatgtcacaaaatgaaaagatggtGTGGTAAGGTAAAAAATATGTTgatcattttgtgattttttgcaAGCTGTTCCTAGCCATCAATTTCTAACAAACCTAAAAGACAAGTCAACTAATAGAGCATGCAAGagctttaaaatgacaacaaggttttgtttttaacacatGTAGGTCAGAGGTAAGAATGTCGTCAAGGGAGCTTGGgtatatataaaaatagcaTAAAAACACTCTACTTTAAATGATCATATCTCAAAGCCTTTAAAGCATTAATTAGAAAAATTTGCCTTAAATCTTTTCTCCAAAGGACACATGTATATGCCAAATTCTGTGAAAATTTAAGATGGTCGCACCAAAAATTCATCAGCCATTTTCCATATGACAACCCATATGACAAACGTAAAATTAggtttttatatgaaaaatggCTGATTACTTTTTATTCCGtttacatacttacatactttaCATACTTGTACATACTTACGATTGACTGTATTTAGCCAATGgaacaaacatacagtatgccTCTGAATATATGTAAGAATGCATGCCTTGCGTCTTACCTTATTTACACCTCTGTACACCTCGATGATTCTGGGATCCAGCTGCGGAAGAGGGCGTCCTGAAACCTCTGACATCACTGTTCCaacctctgtctgcttctctgtgaTCTTCTCCATGATGATGTCAGCAAGGGTTCGCCTGTGTGCACATCGTGAACCCAACGATGAAGACAATGCCACGACAATCCCCACTTACTCAATGAGGGACCCATAAACACAAGAGGTCCATGGTATACgacacttacattacattcattacattaatttagaagacactcttatccagagcaacttctagcACTTACAACAAGGCCCAAAACACTACACACCTGTAATTGTCCCTTGAGATCTGTCACTGACAATAAACCATGGAGACCTGATacaatttctttatttgttcatttattttaacattttgacattatgtTTTGGGGATTAGGGTTCATAAACCCAACTGTAAAGTAATGACATTTTACTATTCTGTTACCATTTAGAGAGCctagtaaaaacaataaaaaacctCTGCTCTTGAAATACCACCAGCATCACACACCTAGAGAGCAGAGAAGCCAGCAAATCTTTAACAGATCAAATCTGTACCTGAGTGGCGGGTTTTTGCTCATGAACATCTGTATGGCTTTTTCATCTTCTGGGTCCACCTCGACCTCTGCCCCACACTCTGCTTcttcctcctgtcctgcctGGCCCAACGCAGGCCATTCTTCATCAGAGTCCAGCTCCTGGGACCCAGATCCTGTACAAACATTACAACTGCTGTCATACTTCAGatgagacaaacaaaaatgaggTATCACCTACATGCAACGTTTCAAATTCTCAGGACTTACAAATGGTCGCAATGCCTTCACTTCGCCATTTAGTTGTGTGTGATCTTATTGTTATGTGAACAGTATTATGTTCTACTTCACTCCTACAACGTCATGGTTCTATGACGCTGTACTTGGTAAGATGTTTACCAAAGAAAAAGGCAGTTAGCCAGTGAAATCCAGACAGGTTGCATGTATGctaacattttaacatgagtTGCGAATTCGCTTTCACATAATTATAATATAGAAACATaactacaaaaaacacacagttaaaACATTAAGAACTCAAGACTGCAGACATATGGTTTTTCGTTCTCAAATTACATGGAAAAGAACATTTGTATAGGGAGTGATCAAACATAATTTTTCTACAGTATATTGCTGTAGAACAGAAGTTTCAAGTTCTTGTCCAGCATCTCCTAATTTGGATGAATGACAATTAAGCAGGTTACTCTCCACATTAACTTTACCCACTGGAACAGCTGGCTTTTGACATAAGTGCTGGAGGTACATCACCTTCCTCAAGAGTGCAGCAGCACTGTCTTAGGACCAGCACCGAGGGACCTCAGGTCCagaacacacagctgttttcagaCAGCGATATTAACCTCACTGATGATAGCACTGCTTCTGCGACAGCTACATTCTGGGCACTGCCCTTTACGATACACTTCTGCAGCAATATCTACTTCTGCTACACTTCACCTCCtaacaaacatcaaaatgtcATCCCCTGCCTGCAAACTGTCACAAAATTTTTGAGAACATCTAGGCTTGTCGGTATGCAAGTTGCACCACTTGTCTGTGGTCCTGTATAGTTTATCTAACGAAGAACTCCCGTGTTTCCCTTATTGTCccaatgattgtatttgatatatgcacccctagatcagattagctctgtctcactacactgaccttgtgctcagaTTCAGCACTATCTGTtttgtatgacatgtacacatcttgcctttgtgcctgtgcctgtttgcccactatatgcacttttgtacgtcgctttggataaaagcgtctgctaaatgaataaatgtaaatgcacatgtAAATGTTTCCTGTTAAGATGAGGGGAGACATACACTGTAGTCGGTTACCGTTGCTCCACACAAATACTGGCACAGCTATCCTGAGAGCACCTAGCAGCTAACTAGACGCATTAGGTCAGCGGAGATTACAAACCGTGATTGAGAGCATCTAGGTTAGCCACCTCCGTAACTAACTCCCTAAGATCTTGAGCACAACAGTGAGGTCTACTGAGATGGTCTCCAAAGAATCCAGACAGCCAAGTGGCAATGTTAGTTAAAGGTATTTAGGTAGCTAATTATACTACCTAATCTGTCTGCTATCTGTCGCGCTAGCGTTAGCTATTCAGCCAGCGTGTCAGGCACGTTTCACTGACCTAAAACAGTGGAGGGTTTTTTCTTGGTTTCTGTCTTTCCAAGACCATACTCGGTCTGAAGTTCCTCCTGCTGTATCCGCGCCTGCTCCAAGATCTTCCGCGACAGACGCTCATCCACGTACTCGTCTTCATCCTCTTGCCGGCGATCCCTGCCTTTGATTCGGCTACTTGCCTTCACCGCGTCCCCCTGTAATATCTGGTCAGCAAGACCCACCGTGCCCCCTCTTTTCTCCCCGCCGCCACCTTTGGACTTCTTCACTTTGGGCATTTCTTAAATCCGATTTAAGGTAGTGTAGGAGATTATGGGTACGACTAAACTTCACCACGCACAACTAATTCGTGtgcaggtagctagctagccatgcACCTAgccactgtaaacacacacgtGCGTTCGCAGCTCCGATAAGCTCTGCCCCTACCTCTGCCTTCAACCAAGATGGCGTATATTAGAAATCTCAAGAGCTGACTCTGAATCAGCTTTGGCTTCTGTCATAAAATTACCATGACATAGAAGAATGCTAGGATGCTGATCCTGAATCAGCTCGTGGAGCACTGTTTACCCAGAGGTCTGCACTGCTACACTGCACACGGTCGAATCTATATATTTAATTGAAAAGTAAATATCATCATTAGCAGAGGGCAATTAATGACTCCGAaatcattttacacatttttattatcgGAAAACAGTTTTCGTTTTTTGACCCTCCGGCTCGCTAGGCTACCTCATTTCCTCTTGACACAGGAAACAGTAACAGGCAGCTAATGTTTGATAGCTAGTCAAGTAGTGGATGGGTGTACAATGGCATGTTAGTAGCTAGCTGGCCAGCAACTTGGTCTAAAGAGGCGAAACGTCAGTGTGACTCCAAAGAAAGACATGGGGGTGACTTGGTAAGAATCTTGCATGCCAATTTGAGTCGGCTTTATCTAACTTTTAAGTAAAGCTAGATATAGCTATAGTTTGCTGCGCGCCAGAGCCAGTgagctagcaggctagctaacTGTCCACTTAATAGCATTTTCAGGATATTAAGCAAACGATCGGTGACTATCGTCTTTTCTTTAGCTAAAATATTGTTGCCgtagttagctaacgttaaaaACTTTaaccaaatgaaaatgagcatCCTTGTCACAAGTCCAGTCAATGAGTAGCTGCTTTGATCGCTATGTGTTGCAGCGCCCTGTATGCTCATTCAAAAGCATCGGTTTAGACGAGTTGAAGTAAACCCACTTGTTTAGTTTTAACGATGTGCTTTAATGTAAAGGTCTATTTTCCTTCCCTTCCTGCATTACATTGACATAGTGAATGTGGTGTTGGTAGAATGCACTGTTACGGGATTCCCTGCACATGCACAGTGCTCACTGCTggcccctccttctctctcagcgTGTGTCAGGTGCCGGTTGCAGAGGGCAAGAGTGTGCAGCAGACGGTGGATATGCTGCACAGAAAGCTGGAACAGCTGGGGGCGGTGAAGCAGGGCAACTTCTGCGTGGACTGTGAGACATACCACCCGGTTGGCAACACCTCCGGTATGGAGAACATCCGCGTCAGCGCATCCGTAATGTTAGCAGCTGTGCATGATGTTCATCAACACTGTATCCAAATGCTTGGACAGGGTGTCCTCACATAATCCGGTGCTGGTTGTTTATGTCCTTTGACCGTTTGTAATGCACAATTAGGTAATTACTGTGAACTCGGCACCACTTTGGAGTGGACTCATTCGTGCTCAAAATACGGCACACATTTTCCTGTGAGGTCGCAACCTTTGCTGCTTACctttattctgaaatattttcagtcGGAGTTGACTGTATTTGAGCCTAATAGGCTTTGTATAATGATGTAGGCTCCAATGTTTTACCTTTGGTGGTGTAGaatattttgtgtattgttcaactttatttgcattgatcaaaaataatacaaatatccTAACAGTTAAAGAAATTTCAGAGACCTATCCGTTGTAGTCTTACACACTGCCACATAACTCGGGTTTCTCATTCAAGGCAGTATGGTTGGTACAGCATCATTGCTGATGGGGGTGTGCAATTGATTGGGTAACCTGAATGCAGAAtatgttttggaaaaaatctGGATAACCCAGCAATGACTCTTTGGAAAGGTTGTTTCTGCTGTCTTAAATCAGAGATGGAATACTGTATTACTATCCATAACCATGTAACAATGCATATTATTGTGTATTATAActgatttattatatttatctattttttaaaatcttttttaagTGTATCATTTGGAGGGGGGTTGAGGGATGGGAGTGAAAATGGGTAAATCTATTAATATGTAGTTTACTAaaagtgtatttaaaaatgtattttaaaaaaaaaaaaaaaaatcagaagacTGCTGCATGTGATCTGACAGTTATTTTGGATGGCTGAGAATTCATGCTTTTTTGTTGCAATCCTGCTGTATAACTTGCTTTCCCCTGGCCCCAAACAGGTCAGCCACCCAAGTTCTTATACGTGATGCACAATTCGGAGACTCCACTGAGCTGCTTGGCCCTGTTCGAGGGCGGGCCTTGCCTTACGGCCGATGGCAACTTCGATGTGCTCATGGTGAAACTCAAGAGCCACTTTCAGAATTCCAAAGGCCACAAGGTGGAGAGCCGCGGCGCCCGTTACCAGTACTGCGACTTTCTGGTGAAGGTGGGGACAGTGACCGTGAGCTCCAGTGCACGGGGCATCTCGGTGGAGGTGAGTGAAGAAGTGGTGGAGGCTCGCCATGTGGTCCTGCATGAGAGCAGGGGACACTGCTACAGGGTTAGCTTAATATGCAATTGTTGATGCTGAAATCGGGGTTAAAAAAACAGTGCggatttcaaaatgtatttttaaaatgttttaaaaccgTTAAAAATGTTGCTGAAGTGCAACCACATACGTTTGGGTGATATAGTCTGTCAATGTTTGCAAGGGATTATGTCTTTGCACACAAGAGGTATCATCCACTGTTCCTGTAGAGCCCAGTCTCAGACATGGAATTCAGAATGGGACGAGTACATAGGCGAGGACAAGCTCTTTAATGGGCTCATTGTAACTCTGAGCATTATTACATTCACAGATGCTGCCATTATATGCACTGGCTGCCAAGGTTGCAGAGGATTTTATGAGGGGGAGATTGCAGACTAAATAATTTACCAATAGAAATGCATAAAAGCTTCATCACACTCAATCTTGttgcataatttttttaaatggggattgtatacaaatattacatttacttcTATACTGATAACAGTCTATGCATCTGAGGGGTGAAAGAAAAAGGATTTGGAAGACAAGATTCAGCAGGGTAGCACAGTCTGCCATTTGCAGGGGCCCAGGATGTAGCTCTGTTGGCCAGGTGGAGGACTCACAGCAGGGACAGCTGActgtctgccattttgtgtgtgcgcaggtgGAATACTGCCCGTGCGTGGTGCCTGGGGACTGCTGGAACCTGATGAAGGAGTTCATGCAGAGCTTCCTGGGGCCCAGCGTCCCCGAGCTGCCCTCCGTCTTCACCGCCAAGCCCGAGGGCCTCTACGCGCCCGTGGACTGCTCCGACACTATGACGCAGTACCTTGAGCTATTCAGCAAACTGCGGAAGCAGCAGGTGGTGTCGGGCAGCAGCGTACGCTGAGAGACGAGGGTGGGGAGAGGAACGGAGGAGGACACGTACCAATGCGCACCCCAAATCCAACTCCCAGCAACACGGGGAAGCCAGGCACCGCCCCGCCCTCGCTTTTGGAGAGCACCGAAACATCCTTCAGCTTTTCAGTGGCAGGAGTATCTTGAGGAATGTCTCAACGACGAAATGTGTGTGGCCGACGGGCTTGGTGATTTCAAAACAGGACATTTTGAAATCTTTAGTGGTTTACTTTTTTACGTCTACTCAGACATATTGTCTCAGTGTTTGTTTCAAGCAGTCTCATTTTTGCATGTCAAGGACAaagtcattattatttcattgatGCTGTTCAGTACATGCTTTAAAATTCCTCAgccattaaataatttttatacTTGTTGGTTTACCTTAGAGGTAGTGTCATTTACAAAATGGCCATTAGTTTGGAGTGTGCTTTGGTTAtctgtttcatgaaaaatggGCAGATATATAATAAAGGTATTTTTGAAGTCACATTTTGATCCCTTTTCCCTGCAGTGATTGTTAAAGAAAGTATATGTGATATGACTTCCTGTTTGTTGAACTAAAAATAGTTGTTGCAGTATTCATAAGTGGTCTTCATAGGAATTGCTTGTGATTGTTGAGACACAACAGATCAAAATTTTCTATCTGACCAACATGGAAGCATACATGATCCAGCTCTGCATAAGCATCTATTCTCAGAAAAGGTTAAATGAATGCTCATGAAAGTTCTTGTGGTGTCAGAGGAACAGCCTCACTTGAAACGGCAAACGCAACACTTTTTGTGCAACAGTACATGTGCAGTGAATGCAGACCTACTACTGCAGGACTACTGAAAGGGGAATTAAGAATGAAGTATCCCTTGTTGACAAATGGatcagtaatttttttaaaacttgcaGGCAGTAACGTGTTACATATGATGAAGCGTATTGGTtatgcagcagcagtgaggatcAAAACCACTGCATCTCTTTGAAGGGGAATGCATTCCCAATTTTTCAGTATATTTGGTCAAGGCTTACGTTTAATAAGATGGTGAGCTCCCCAGAGGGATTTGAGAAGatggaaatttgaaaaatgaacccGGAACCCTGTGGCTATTTTATGATAGTGCAGTAACTTCACAGTCTAGTTTTGGGAAATTTCTAGCTTTATCATGCCCTCAAGGTGATTTGGTGTGAGTCTGGCCCTTATTATGCCTGGTTGTATTACAGATTTACATTCAAAAAGTTTACAACTATACCCATTgcaatcaaaataaatgaaaactcaTACAGACAAATTGGTTGTCTTgtcaaaaatgatcaaaactgAAACCCTTTGGCACAAAAACCTGAAACCGATTTATGGTGTGAATcttttattcataataatacaCGCAAGACAAAGACATCCAA
It contains:
- the med20 gene encoding mediator of RNA polymerase II transcription subunit 20; translation: MGVTCVCQVPVAEGKSVQQTVDMLHRKLEQLGAVKQGNFCVDCETYHPVGNTSGQPPKFLYVMHNSETPLSCLALFEGGPCLTADGNFDVLMVKLKSHFQNSKGHKVESRGARYQYCDFLVKVGTVTVSSSARGISVEVEYCPCVVPGDCWNLMKEFMQSFLGPSVPELPSVFTAKPEGLYAPVDCSDTMTQYLELFSKLRKQQVVSGSSVR